A single region of the Triplophysa dalaica isolate WHDGS20190420 chromosome 15, ASM1584641v1, whole genome shotgun sequence genome encodes:
- the si:ch211-266g18.6 gene encoding synaptotagmin-like protein 2 isoform X1 has translation MKQAKSASEFIDLSFLSAEEEAAIRQVLLRNEDLTRLESGRVRKLRQSVPDLTQLKTLSGEWFEEIRSERYGQRTDVTAVVRSSMRWKKTAAHKSNPFLDKIAEKTEGEKETCTTPPKASDDPRLIHPALSQETYRQYTDEDFMEDGLTGKSSPETVETSNGHKPTFNTDPRNGSTQEDSKAANAHRPALNGTEPENNTTQPKHFSSDRTSSNVQLSSEVPMQPETKSERSATKDEANAEPRRMISLPPALRKDQSFEENWVKITLEPNPIKPVQDDSAGLKLKEVNTHDESTETLMKQDVSDQKKPDRNFGESLSLNIADQTTFQIVSEKRPPSKPKRISRDVSLESCSSSPAENNNKPNISRGSDQGSKEVTESANASTGENQQNSITLLFRESETDKPSFSNFANEREAKVVSRDDEAGLDRKESELKNVSSGTLAKTDTDAFEREAGEEKINEQPSVERPSLGKLKGGIKMRSHEISSDTLQENNKPVEMAKKSSNIQIDLLLPNQKTEVVKPRASDMTVKRDPEMNEEKDKRKPSGDLNLPKDTRTPSHVLTELSEERLSMTDDGKLAHSGDTLHVSMKDNEKPRHEEIEIIKTKPSNELKRPVDTHTSPSDVITELTKDHLAMSDDGTAVRGGDVIYEETSFETTPQAKGYKSSRDGDVVTEQARGSSDIKAVKGDRDRDQKAESNILLSVLARAQKARPPVLQMTSVKELKQEERDDKIPTIVIMPSGSPESKRMEGNKNEALILEASGEGFKTPSYTTDFWEDEGVNSDDDSSLSSYGSDLSSRKGRSASALSLTDRTGSLLSVYSEAGDFGNVQVQGSVEFALMYSPVGELIIMIEQCQDLAIASTRKQRTDPYVKTYLYPDKSRRGKKKTSIKKRTVNPVYVESLRYKVTRQELPGKTLNLSVWHNDSRGRNVFLGQVEINFKTWDWAHEALTWYNLQAKNSENPELQESHGSLSVSLKYVSPDPAGGSKNSSGEIHVWLREAKELRRLKPQGVDSFVKCYILPDTRKKSRQKTRVIKKTQDPVYNHTMVYDGFQTGELMEACCELTVWDHNTLSNQFLGGARLSLGTGQSYGKKVEWMDSTNEEVQIWKRMLANPNSWVDGDVPLRSSMTSK, from the exons ATGAAACAAGCTAAAAGCGCATCGGAGTTCATTGACCTGAGCTTTCTGTCCGCCGAGGAAGAGGCTGCGATCCGACAAGTGCTTCTGCGGAATGAGGATTTGACAAGACTGGAGAGTGGACGAGTCAG GAAACTGAGGCAGTCAGTCCCCGACCTTACTCAGCTCAAGACCTTGTCAGGTGAGTGGTTCGAGGAGATCAGATCCGAGCGATACGGGCAGCGGACCGATGTCACAGCGGTAGTGAGATCCTCCATGAGATGGAAGAAAACAGCAG CTCATAAATCCAACCCATTTCTGGATAAAATAGCGGAGAAGACAGAAGGTGAAAAGGAGACGTGCACCACACCTCCAAA GGCATCTGATGACCCTAGGTTAATTCACCCAGCGCTCAGTCAAGAG ACGTATCGACAATATACCGATGAGGACTTTATGGAAGATG GTCTGACTGGTAAAAGCTCACCAGAGACTGTCGAAACATCAAATGGTCACAAACCCACCTTCAACACTGACCCCAGAAACGGTTCAACACAAGAAGATTCAAAAGCTGCAAATGCTCACAGACCCGCCCTCAATGGCACTGAGCCAGAAAACAACACAACGCAACCCAAACACTTCTCTAGTGACCGAACATCAAGCAATGTTCAATTGTCAAGTGAAGTTCCAATGCAACCCGAAACTAAATCTGAAAGAAGTGCCACAAAAGACGAAGCCAATGCAGAGCCGAGGAGAATGATTTCACTTCCACCTGCGCTGCGGAAAGACCAGTCATTCGAAGAGAACTGGGTGAAGATCACCCTAGAGCCAAACCCAATTAAACCAGTACAGGATGACAGCGCTGGACTTAAACTGAAAGAGGTAAATACACATGACGAGAGCACGGAGACTCTGATGAAGCAGGACGTGTCAGATCAAAAGAAACCAGATCGAAATTTTGGAGAGTCTTTATCTTTGAATATTGCGGATCAAACAACGTTTCAAATCGTATCTGAGAAAAGACCTCCGTCTAAACCTAAACGCATTAGCCGAGATGTTTCTTTAGAAAGCTGTTCATCTTCCCCAGCGGAGAACAATAATAAGCCAAACATCTCAAGAGGTTCAGATCAAGGTTCAAAAGAAGTTACTGAATCAGCCAACGCCAGCACAGGCGAAAATCAGCAAAATTCAATTACATTACTATTTCGAGAGTCTGAGACCGATAAGCCGTCTTTCTCAAACTTTGCTAATGAGCGAGAGGCCAAAGTGGTCTCCAGAGATGATGAGGCAGGTTTAGACAGGAAGGAAAGTGAACTAAAAAATGTAAGCAGTGGTACGCTTGCCAAGACAGACACGGATGCATTTGAGCGTGAAGCTGGTGAAGAAAAAATCAATGAGCAGCCCTCTGTTGAACGGCCATCCCTCGGCAAGTTAAAAGGGGGAATTAAAATGAGATCTCATGAAATTTCCTCTGACACTTTGCAGGAAAACAACAAACCAGTTGAGATGGCAAAGAAGTCATCTAATATCCAGATTGATCTGTTGTTGCCGAATCAAAAAACTGAAGTTGTGAAACCACGTGCCAGTGATATGACTGTGAAAAGGGATCCTgaaatgaatgaagaaaaagacaaaagaaagcCATCAGGTGATCTGAACTTACCAAAAGACACCCGTACCCCAAGCCATGTTTTAACAGAACTAAGTGAAGAGCGTCTTTCCATGACAGATGATGGGAAACTAGCACACAGCGGAGATACTTTGCATGTTAGCATGAAAGACAATGAAAAACCTCGCCATGaagaaatagaaataataaagaCGAAGCCGTCAAATGAACTGAAGCGACCGGTTGACACACATACTAGTCCAAGTGATGTTATAACAGAACTAACCAAAGACCATCTTGCCATGTCAGATGATGGGACGGCAGTGCGCGGTGGAGATGTTATCTACGAAGAAACATCTTTTGAAACAACTCCGCAAGCTAAAGGTTACAAATCATCGAGAGATGGCGATGTTGTAACAGAACAAGCAAGGGGTTCCTCAGACATAAAAGCGGTGAAgggagacagagacagagaccaGAAGGCAGAATCAAATATTCTACTAAGTGTTCTTGCGAGAGCTCAAAAGGCAAGACCACCTGTCCTTCAGATGACCTCTGTAAAAGAGCTAAAGCAGGAGGAGAGAGATGATAAGATTCCCACAATAGTGATAATGCCGTCTGGATCTCCAGAATCAAAACGAATGGAAg gaaacaaaaatgaagcATTGATTTTGGAGGCTTCGGGTGAGGGTTTTAAAACTCCCTCCTACACCACAGATTTCTGGGAG GATGAAGGAGTGAACTCCGATGATGACAGCTCACTGTCCAGCTATGGGTCAGATCTGTCGAGCAGAAAAGGTCGTTCTGCAAGCGCATTGTCTCTTACTGAT CGCACCGGCAGTTTGTTGAGTGTGTACAGTGAAGCAGGAGACTTTGGGAATGTTCAGGTGCAAGGTTCTGTGGAGTTTGCTCTGATGTACAGTCCTGTCGGAGAGCTCATCATCATGATTGAACAGTGTCAAGATCTGGCTATTGCCAGTACTCGCAAACAACGCACAGACCC CTACGTGAAGACGTACCTCTATCCAGACAAGTCTCGGCGCGGTAAAAAGAAAACCTCCATTAAGAAACGCACTGTGAACCCTGTATACGTCGAATCTCTGAGA TACAAAGTGACACGCCAGGAGCTGCCAGGAAAGACTCTGAATTTGTCCGTGTGGCACAATGACTCCAGGGGTAGAAACGTTTTTCTGGGACAGGTGGAGATCAATTTCAAGACCTGGGACTGGGCACACGAGGCCCTTACGTGGTACAACCTACAGGCCAAG AATTCAGAAAATCCAGAATTGCAAGAGTCTCATGGATCACTATCAGTTTCTCTGAAATATGTTTCTCCTGATCCCGCGG GTGGATCGAAGAACAGCTCGGGGGAAATTCATGTCTGGCTGCGCGAGGCCAAAGAATTACGTCGCCTGAAGCCTCAGGGAGTCGATTCTTTTGTTAAGTG ctaCATTTTACCCGACACGAGGAAGAAAAGTCGTCAGAAGACTCGCGTGATAAAAAAGACGCAGGATCCTGTGTATAATCACACCATGGTGTATGACGGGTTCCAAACCGGAGAACTCATGGAGGCCTGCTGCGAGTTAACCGTGTGGGATCACAACACGCTGTCCAATCAGTTTCTCGGAGGCGCACGACTCAGTCTCGGAACAG GGCAGAGCTATGGCAAGAAAGTTGAATGGATGGATTCGACGAACGAGGAAGTACAAATATGGAAACGAATGTTGGCCAATCCAAACAGCTGGGTTGATGGAGACGTGCCCCTGAGATCCTCCATGACTTCAAAATGA
- the gja1a gene encoding gap junction alpha-1 protein, which translates to MGDWSALGKLLDKVQVYSTAGGKVWLFILFIFRILVLGTAVESAWGDEQSAFKCNTLQPGCENVCYDKSFPISHVRFWVLQIIFVSMPTLLYLSHVMFLMHKEEKLNKEEDKLREVRSKGGDVDELLRKIEMKKFKYGLEDHGKIKMRGGIFYTYILSIVLKSIFEIGFLLIQWHLYGFKLSAYYTCQRFPCPHKVDCFLSRPTEKTVFIIFMLVVSLVSLALNVFEFFYVIFMRMKDQIKESERNFDRTCYSKPCPRNLTSYGYYNDCSAPVPSLGYNLNTGDKSNSSDNYDKQANEQNWTNYSTEQNQLGKKDYFHTQRFPYPEKGTLGKDLLLKELEPRASSRASSRARPDDLDI; encoded by the coding sequence ATGGGCGACTGGAGCGCACTGGGGAAACTTCTTGACAAGGTCCAGGTGTACTCGACAGCGGGAGGCAAGGTCTGGCTCTTCATCCTCTTCATCTTTCGGATCCTGGTTTTGGGAACGGCGGTGGAGTCGGCGTGGGGAGACGAGCAGTCGGCGTTCAAGTGCAACACGCTGCAGCCCGGCTGCGAGAACGTGTGCTACGACAAATCCTTCCCCATCTCCCACGTGCGCTTCTGGGTGCTGCAGATCATATTCGTGTCCATGCCGACCCTGCTGTACCTCAGCCACGTCATGTTCCTCATGCACAAGGAAGAGAAGCTGAATAAAGAGGAGGATAAACTAAGAGAGGTCCGGAGCAAAGGCGGAGATGTGGACGAGCTTCTGAGGAAAATCGAAATGAAGAAATTCAAGTACGGCCTGGAAGATCACGGCAAGATCAAAATGCGAGGAGGGATATTTTACACCTACATATTGAGCATTGTGCTGAAGTCCATATTTGAGATAGGTTTCCTGTTAATACAATGGCACCTTTATGGATTCAAGCTGTCTGCCTATTATACGTGTCAAAGGTTCCCCTGTCCACATAAAGTGGACTGTTTCCTATCCCGTCCCACGGAGAAGACCGTTTTTATCATCTTCATGCTGGTCGTCTCACTTGTCTCTCTAGCTCTCAACGTCTTCGAGTTTTTCTACGTGATTTTCATGCGGATGAAAGACCAAATCAAAGAGTCGGAGAGAAACTTTGACAGAACCTGCTATAGCAAGCCCTGTCCGAGGAACCTAACCAGTTACGGTTATTACAACGACTGCTCTGCGCCCGTCCCCAGTCTGGGCTACAATCTAAATACGGGCGACAAGTCAAACTCTTCCGACAATTACGACAAGCAAGCCAATGAGCAGAACTGGACGAATTACAGTACAGAACAGAACCAGTTGGGAAAGAAGGACTATTTCCACACCCAACGCTTTCCATACCCCGAGAAAGGGACTCTGGGGAAAGATCTTCTGCTTAAAGAGCTTGAACCTCGAGCAAGTAGTCGAGCGAGTAGTCGGGCCAGACCCGATGATCTGGACATCTAG
- the si:ch211-266g18.6 gene encoding synaptotagmin-like protein 1 isoform X2, which produces MKQAKSASEFIDLSFLSAEEEAAIRQVLLRNEDLTRLESGRVRKLRQSVPDLTQLKTLSGEWFEEIRSERYGQRTDVTAVVRSSMRWKKTAAHKSNPFLDKIAEKTEGEKETCTTPPKASDDPRLIHPALSQETYRQYTDEDFMEDGLTGKSSPETVETSNGHKPTFNTDPRNGSTQEDSKAANAHRPALNGTEPENNTTQPKHFSSDRTSSNVQLSSEVPMQPETKSERSATKDEANAEPRRMISLPPALRKDQSFEENWVKITLEPNPIKPVQDDSAGLKLKEENNKPVEMAKKSSNIQIDLLLPNQKTEVVKPRASDMTVKRDPEMNEEKDKRKPSGDLNLPKDTRTPSHVLTELSEERLSMTDDGKLAHSGDTLHVSMKDNEKPRHEEIEIIKTKPSNELKRPVDTHTSPSDVITELTKDHLAMSDDGTAVRGGDVIYEETSFETTPQAKGYKSSRDGDVVTEQARGSSDIKAVKGDRDRDQKAESNILLSVLARAQKARPPVLQMTSVKELKQEERDDKIPTIVIMPSGSPESKRMEGNKNEALILEASGEGFKTPSYTTDFWEDEGVNSDDDSSLSSYGSDLSSRKGRSASALSLTDRTGSLLSVYSEAGDFGNVQVQGSVEFALMYSPVGELIIMIEQCQDLAIASTRKQRTDPYVKTYLYPDKSRRGKKKTSIKKRTVNPVYVESLRYKVTRQELPGKTLNLSVWHNDSRGRNVFLGQVEINFKTWDWAHEALTWYNLQAKNSENPELQESHGSLSVSLKYVSPDPAGGSKNSSGEIHVWLREAKELRRLKPQGVDSFVKCYILPDTRKKSRQKTRVIKKTQDPVYNHTMVYDGFQTGELMEACCELTVWDHNTLSNQFLGGARLSLGTGQSYGKKVEWMDSTNEEVQIWKRMLANPNSWVDGDVPLRSSMTSK; this is translated from the exons ATGAAACAAGCTAAAAGCGCATCGGAGTTCATTGACCTGAGCTTTCTGTCCGCCGAGGAAGAGGCTGCGATCCGACAAGTGCTTCTGCGGAATGAGGATTTGACAAGACTGGAGAGTGGACGAGTCAG GAAACTGAGGCAGTCAGTCCCCGACCTTACTCAGCTCAAGACCTTGTCAGGTGAGTGGTTCGAGGAGATCAGATCCGAGCGATACGGGCAGCGGACCGATGTCACAGCGGTAGTGAGATCCTCCATGAGATGGAAGAAAACAGCAG CTCATAAATCCAACCCATTTCTGGATAAAATAGCGGAGAAGACAGAAGGTGAAAAGGAGACGTGCACCACACCTCCAAA GGCATCTGATGACCCTAGGTTAATTCACCCAGCGCTCAGTCAAGAG ACGTATCGACAATATACCGATGAGGACTTTATGGAAGATG GTCTGACTGGTAAAAGCTCACCAGAGACTGTCGAAACATCAAATGGTCACAAACCCACCTTCAACACTGACCCCAGAAACGGTTCAACACAAGAAGATTCAAAAGCTGCAAATGCTCACAGACCCGCCCTCAATGGCACTGAGCCAGAAAACAACACAACGCAACCCAAACACTTCTCTAGTGACCGAACATCAAGCAATGTTCAATTGTCAAGTGAAGTTCCAATGCAACCCGAAACTAAATCTGAAAGAAGTGCCACAAAAGACGAAGCCAATGCAGAGCCGAGGAGAATGATTTCACTTCCACCTGCGCTGCGGAAAGACCAGTCATTCGAAGAGAACTGGGTGAAGATCACCCTAGAGCCAAACCCAATTAAACCAGTACAGGATGACAGCGCTGGACTTAAACTGAAAGAG GAAAACAACAAACCAGTTGAGATGGCAAAGAAGTCATCTAATATCCAGATTGATCTGTTGTTGCCGAATCAAAAAACTGAAGTTGTGAAACCACGTGCCAGTGATATGACTGTGAAAAGGGATCCTgaaatgaatgaagaaaaagacaaaagaaagcCATCAGGTGATCTGAACTTACCAAAAGACACCCGTACCCCAAGCCATGTTTTAACAGAACTAAGTGAAGAGCGTCTTTCCATGACAGATGATGGGAAACTAGCACACAGCGGAGATACTTTGCATGTTAGCATGAAAGACAATGAAAAACCTCGCCATGaagaaatagaaataataaagaCGAAGCCGTCAAATGAACTGAAGCGACCGGTTGACACACATACTAGTCCAAGTGATGTTATAACAGAACTAACCAAAGACCATCTTGCCATGTCAGATGATGGGACGGCAGTGCGCGGTGGAGATGTTATCTACGAAGAAACATCTTTTGAAACAACTCCGCAAGCTAAAGGTTACAAATCATCGAGAGATGGCGATGTTGTAACAGAACAAGCAAGGGGTTCCTCAGACATAAAAGCGGTGAAgggagacagagacagagaccaGAAGGCAGAATCAAATATTCTACTAAGTGTTCTTGCGAGAGCTCAAAAGGCAAGACCACCTGTCCTTCAGATGACCTCTGTAAAAGAGCTAAAGCAGGAGGAGAGAGATGATAAGATTCCCACAATAGTGATAATGCCGTCTGGATCTCCAGAATCAAAACGAATGGAAg gaaacaaaaatgaagcATTGATTTTGGAGGCTTCGGGTGAGGGTTTTAAAACTCCCTCCTACACCACAGATTTCTGGGAG GATGAAGGAGTGAACTCCGATGATGACAGCTCACTGTCCAGCTATGGGTCAGATCTGTCGAGCAGAAAAGGTCGTTCTGCAAGCGCATTGTCTCTTACTGAT CGCACCGGCAGTTTGTTGAGTGTGTACAGTGAAGCAGGAGACTTTGGGAATGTTCAGGTGCAAGGTTCTGTGGAGTTTGCTCTGATGTACAGTCCTGTCGGAGAGCTCATCATCATGATTGAACAGTGTCAAGATCTGGCTATTGCCAGTACTCGCAAACAACGCACAGACCC CTACGTGAAGACGTACCTCTATCCAGACAAGTCTCGGCGCGGTAAAAAGAAAACCTCCATTAAGAAACGCACTGTGAACCCTGTATACGTCGAATCTCTGAGA TACAAAGTGACACGCCAGGAGCTGCCAGGAAAGACTCTGAATTTGTCCGTGTGGCACAATGACTCCAGGGGTAGAAACGTTTTTCTGGGACAGGTGGAGATCAATTTCAAGACCTGGGACTGGGCACACGAGGCCCTTACGTGGTACAACCTACAGGCCAAG AATTCAGAAAATCCAGAATTGCAAGAGTCTCATGGATCACTATCAGTTTCTCTGAAATATGTTTCTCCTGATCCCGCGG GTGGATCGAAGAACAGCTCGGGGGAAATTCATGTCTGGCTGCGCGAGGCCAAAGAATTACGTCGCCTGAAGCCTCAGGGAGTCGATTCTTTTGTTAAGTG ctaCATTTTACCCGACACGAGGAAGAAAAGTCGTCAGAAGACTCGCGTGATAAAAAAGACGCAGGATCCTGTGTATAATCACACCATGGTGTATGACGGGTTCCAAACCGGAGAACTCATGGAGGCCTGCTGCGAGTTAACCGTGTGGGATCACAACACGCTGTCCAATCAGTTTCTCGGAGGCGCACGACTCAGTCTCGGAACAG GGCAGAGCTATGGCAAGAAAGTTGAATGGATGGATTCGACGAACGAGGAAGTACAAATATGGAAACGAATGTTGGCCAATCCAAACAGCTGGGTTGATGGAGACGTGCCCCTGAGATCCTCCATGACTTCAAAATGA